The genomic DNA CTAGAAAACCACaggattttttgtttaatcaaacCTTTTCTACATGGTTTTCTAATGGTTACTAGATTTGAGTAAAGGTTTTTTACTCAAATTTCAAAGTTAAGGAACTTCTTGCGCTCCATTTGTAGTTGGTACTCAAAGTTTCTGACTCCTCAGTTGGAAAAATGACCCCCTGAAGTCGGACTTCACACTGGGACAGAGGTATCACCTCTGATAGTTGCAACTGGTGACGGTAAATTCACAAATCAACATGGCCGCTCCAGGCATCAACAGAAGTATCTGTGATGGAAGAGTGCTACATTGTTACATGTAGCACCAGTAActataaactgaacaaattaaaagttgtgcTTTTGTATGCATAGTAATTCTTTAAGCAGTGTTTGTGAGAGGTACGGTGAACCATTTCTTCTTGGACGTCATGTTAAAATGCTTATTTCTTTGACTATATTAATTGGAACGCTGTTACCTCGAGCGCGAGGCTAAATCCGACTCCAGCTTAAATGGATAAATGGATCGTAGCTTTGAGGGGAAATTCACTCACAGCCATAGTCTTTTACCAAAGGAGATtgaaattaaatctgttttctcaTCACTCTTGTTGTTATTccaataaatattacaaaatctCATAGAAAACCTTTCAATCAATTTCATTCATCCCTAATAAGTGACAGAAGCATGCGCATTGGAGGGTGACAAGGTCTTGAGGTGCAGACTCTCCATCTTTATCATGACCTTTCCCCTTACACAGACAAAACTTAGATGTTTGCCATCACACAACAGAaattattctttcttttcttcacagCTAAGATCCTCGGGGTTCTCAGGAGTCTGCTTTGAGCTGATTCCTTGCTGCGACAATTTTACCTCCGCGTACACAGTCTGTTCGTTGTGCTGCACCAATTCGGAGGACGTTTCAGGCGTCTTTCTGCAAAATGCTATTTCTCCATAATGCAATTGTTCCTCTGGTTTAGAGGCTGACATTTGGACATCGCTGTTTTGACTCTGAAGAACAAACAATGTTTATGCAGatgatgtgaaagaaaaatgtacaagtAAAAACTGATTGCAGTTCTGTAGATACAACTGTAATATTTGCTCACCTGAGTCAGTTTGGGAGCTCGGTATTTGGAGATAAAGTACCTGGCAGACATAAATAATAAGGCAAGGAAAGATTATTTATATGGCATCCTACATACTCAAGACAATCAAAATTGCTTTACAGGATGTTAAAGCGAATGAAAGAATATTACAAAGCATgggcataaaataaaaattttaagattCAGATATTAAGTCAAGGACTTTGTCTACCAGAATCATGCAGTATCGCATAGACAGGTAAATCTGTTTCAGTAACACTAACTCAaccataaaatgtaaatacaaatcACGAGCAACACAGTATTTTGAGAAGGGACTGCCAGCAAAGATCCAAAGTTATTCATGCTGTAGGTTAAGTGCcaacatttcagtaacaagaACTCTGTTACTGAAACATCTTCCTCTTGCCTCAATGCCCTATTCATGTCATTGCGTaactgacttttatttcaatGACATAGAAAATAAGTTTACAAGTCATTTTACTATGGCTTTGATACAACAGTACAATATACAAATGGATCTCCAGATAAGCTTGCCTACCCTACATTTTTTGGataagcaaaataataataataattcgaCTGCATGATTGAAGACACACACTACATATGCTGTACATGTGTACCATGACTGTAAGCTGAAACCGATGTCATGGCTTATTCTCTCAATTATTCAGATAATAATTATCCAATATATTGGAGACACTCAACCAGCCCTAATAAAATTCGGGGTTGGATTCACTGTTGGTTAATCTGTAATTCCAAATAATAAGTCAACAATAAGCATCTCatggcacaaaaaaaatttactctGTCCTTAAAAGGCAGAACTCTGTGAATTTTGCAATCTTGATCCCTGTACACATGCACTATTCAGAACAGCAGCAAAGCAAAATGAACAACAAACTTACtcgaaaaacaaaacaagatgtCCAGTTTGAAAGTGTCTTCTTAGTTTCTtaccaaagtatttttttatgctgttaATTCTTACctacaaaagtttaaaattatgtttaagtGTAAATTATCTAATTACTGGAGAGGACGTGTAATGATCTCAAAAATTAGATTTGGTTTGCAATTAGGTTCAAGCACCCTTCATGAAGCAAAAGGAAAAGATCTTCTTTCAGCCTTCATATTTCCCAGTAGGGACAAAATCCCACTGCAGTGAGAAGAAACATACTTGGACAGGATTACCTGGGTTTAGATTCTCAcaaatttaatttctgatacTCACCAAAAGCCAGCAAAGAGACAGATGAACACTATACATCCTACTGGAATGATTCCCCAGTAAAGAGGGTTAAACGGCAAACCTTAATGAAACATACAAAACGTTCTGAGTTTAGAGAGATTATCTATATGTTGGAGAACAGAAGATACAATATACATGTAGTTACCAACTTACCAGTGACAGTAACATGGATCACTGGAGATGTTTGATTTCCCAGATCATTTATGGCTATACAATAATATTCACCTCCTTGTATGGCACTGAAGCTATGAACCTGGCCCACAGATAACTTAATGGCTCCTTCTGAAATGTTCTTAAACCAGGTGAGGCTGGGTGGAGGTTTGGCTCTGCTGGAGCAGCTCAGCTCCACCCAGCTACCTGCTGACACCAAAcctgatggactgatggatgctgAGGTGTCTGTAGGAGCATCTGAGGAAAATGAGACACACATGAACTTTATTGATCAGAAACAGCTGAACCATGACCTGCTGACAGGATCACTTACAGGAAACACTGAGAGTCACTTTTGTCTCTGCTGTCTTGATTCCTCCAATCACAGGATATGTGGCAGAACATCTGATGTTGTATCCATCATGTGTGTCTGACAGAGTGATGTTCTTCTGGATTTTAGTTGTAAAGGTTCCATccgtgtttttctctgtttgtctgagAGAGTCTTGTTGGAGATTCCAGGTGAGTTTAGGAGGTGAGTGTGGACAGGGAGCAAAAGCTGAGCAGGTTACAGTGACAAACTGATGCTCCTTCAGATCAGATGGAAGATTAATGCTGGGACTCCAAGGAGAATCTGCAGTTTCACATCagacaaacatttaacaaagtcaaaacaatacatgaaataatcaaGAAAACTGATGATTCTCAGaatttttcagtgtttattttctttttctccatttttgcaCCTGCGATATGTTCCAGGTTTTCTCATGGCACATCACATATATGAGCTTCAGATCAGCTCTAAGTATATTAAtctaaaatacaacaaactcTGAATGAATTGTTGTATGTTTGTTTCAACAGAGTTTCTTACATGgtcataaaattatatttgtcaTGATTCCTGTTCTGTCCTGTCCATGCTGTGCGTTAACACTCATTCAGTTCACCTGCCACGCCTGCTGATTGCTTACCTGTTCCACCTGGTCCCTGCCTGCCCTACTTAAACTCCTCTCAGCCTCTGCCTCCTTGCCAGTTTATCGATAGCCACGAGCCAGTAGAGATCCAGGGTTTCCTTAAAAGCCTTCAGTGTTTCTTCGACCCTTTTCTGTCCACCGATTGACCACCCCTGCCAAGCCCTTCATGGATCCCAACTGTTCTGGATTTCTGGACCCTGACCCAAGCTTTGCCTCACGACCATCGACTATTGCCTGCCCCTCAAGCTAAGTTTGCTCTCTCCGCTCTCCTGTGTATGACCTCTGCCTGATTATCGTCTTAGTCTCTTCCTGGGTTCTCTGCTCCACCCGTCCATTGCACTACAGGTCAGTTAAGCTGAACATTTCTAAGTTACCCCTCTATCGGTGCATCACCAgccttctctcctctcttctcagTGCTGTGTTGGATGACCACATCCTGAGCTGCAACCAGTATCTGAAAAtttttttgatctttttttcctttgcaactCCTGTGTGTGGTTGAATTTCCGGGTCCCCACCCAGTGTccttacatacagtatatttgtgttttaaaagaataagaaaagaCCTAAAGATACTAACCTTTACCTTTAGTACTAATACAGATCCTTGATGATGAATCATTGCCCAGATTATTTGTAGCCAAACAGTAATACTCTCCTCCCTCAGTAACATTGAAGCTGTGAACCTGGCCAACAGACACATTCACGGCTGCATGTTTGCTGTTCcagaaccaggtgaagctgggTGGAGGTTTGGCTCTGCTGGAGCAGCTCAGCTCCACCCAGCTACCTGCTGACACCAAAcctgatggactgatggatgctgAGGTGTTTCTAGGAGCATCTGAGGAAAATGAGACACACATGAACTTTATTGATCAGAAACAGCTGAACCATGACCTGCTGACAGGATCACTTACATGAAACACTGAGAGTCACTTCTGTCTTTGCTGTCTTGATTCCTCCATTCACAGGATATCTGGCAGAACATCTGATGTTGTATCCATCATGTGTGTCTGACAGAGTGATGGTCTCCTGGATTTTAGTTGTAAAGGTtcgatctgtgtttttctctgtttgtctgagAGAGTCTTGTTGGAGATTCCAGGTGAGTTCAGGAGGTGATTGTGGACACGGAGTGAAAGCTGAGCAGGTTATAGTGACAGACTGATGCTCCTTCAGGTCAGAGGGAAGATTAATGCTGGGACTCTGAGGAGAATCTGCGGTTTCACATTTATCAGACAGTAAATACAgtgaaacatacaaaaatattcaacaaagtCTCAACAGTTGTcaatcattttcaaatatattttacttgttCTAAACATAAGGAACATGTATGGGGTCTTTTGCCGTTTTCAGTGTTACGTTTTTGTTCCTGAAGACcagaaaaaatatctgaaaaaatattttatcgcCAACATAAGTGATAATTCTGAGAAAGATGtcttattttgattatttcccTATTCATGCTGATTGCACAATAATTCCTAGATGATGTATCAGATACAAAAGTTAGAATGTTCTTTTAATCAAGAACAATGTACAGTATCTTCATGCCTGAAAGGGGTTGTACTAAGATGCTGTATGAGTCAGTTTTTGATTTAGACATatgcaaatgaaaatagaaaccaaagtttttgttcacattttaaaaacgtTCAAGCATTCTATTTGAATGAGTGACCCTTAAAATTCAATCATACCATTGTAACACTGTTTTACTCAGATTGATTTGTACCCTGGTAATTATAAGATTTAAGTAATctcttaaattatgcaaaattgaCCTGGTTTAGCTCCATATTATGTTATGATGTAGAGATAGAGGGCCAAGTCCTCAAATTCTGAAGATAGTTTTAAGTTATCTTTTTAATCAATACAGCATTTCTATAGCAATTGAAAGTGCCatattaacataaaatgtatgtgtcattttactttttactgtgtaaaatgtactaatgtactttttacatatatttcttTTGAGAGATGTAATTTCCTTTCCCACTGGAATCAGACTTCTTGattaaagaaaagtaatttctaTCAGGGTGTGAATAATTCTGAATAACATTGTATATCAGTATCAAAGTACACTAAACAAAACCTTTCTTACCTCCTACTGTTATATGAAGAGGTTCACAGACAGCGTTTGCTTTGAATTTCCCCTTCTCAATGCGGAGGTAGTAAGTGTCAGTATAAGTAGTCTTTAAATCAGGAAACACAGTGGTACAGTTTTCCTCATTCATGTTTCCAATCATGTTCAGTGAATACTTGTTGACTGACCCATCGCTTTTGAAAATAAGAGGGTTTGGGTTGGAGGTGGTAACTGTggtatttttaaaccaaattccAAGGATCGAATTAGTAGTGTTATAGTCAGGATGAGTTACATTGAAGCTACATGGGATTTGCAGATAAGATCCACTCAGTGCTTCCATCTGACGAGGCATGTTAACAAAGAGGAAAGAACTGGGACAACCAGCCAAAGCACCTGTGAAAACAGacaaatgatgaaaatgatGTGGAGCAAATCGCCTTCAAGCGAAGGTTCATGATTGATACAATCTAGTTCAGCTGCATCATGTTACATGCGGAGCCTTCAAATGTAAAGAACAAAGATTtcagacaagaaaaataaacatctcaCCTGGAAGAAAGAAGACACTCAGTAACATGTTGACTGTCAGCATGTTCTCAGACACCATCAGACTCTGACAGACCTCCTTTGTTTCTAGACAGGTCACACGTTTCGACAGAATTTATATAAGTCTGCTTGACTGTGTAAATTCACCAAATTTATATAGTCAAATCGGTTTGACCGATTTGGATAGTCAAACAATCCGAAGCAGGACATGAAATCCGCCTTAAAAAGAGAGATGGCTCTTACCCTGAGTAACAGCTGGAGCAGCGGTGATCCTATAGTCTAGTTGACAATCCAACAAATATAGTAGAAACTGTTTTGCCAGACGTTAGGTAACAAACTTACAATGAAAGGGGGGAAGGACGATATATTCAGAAGGAACTGGAGCTGATTTGATTTATTCAGACAGAACTGAACAAAAGAAGTAGGTACAGGAGCACTGCAATAGAGTGATACAAGAATGTGCAAACAACACCAGCGAGAATACAGGCTTTagcaaaaatttgaaaaaaagcttttgtatCTCTATACGATGTCAAGCAAGTTTTATGGGATGTTTTAGAGAAAATTACATGTTTGAGGGAAGTAcagttttacttatttgttgCGACATGTTGTCAACAATAGATGGTGAGCTTCTTGCAGTCCATATCTGATAGCTTTTTAAAAGGCAATAACTACAAAAGAGCCACTGAATtgtagaaaaactaaaacatgaaaactgcaGTATCATTTCGTTTCCAAGCTTTGCCTCTGGGAGGTTCAATCTGAGGGTGGAAGTGTTAACTTCCCAAAGAGGACAAAGGGAGAAGATGAAAGGCAGTCATCCGTGTAGCTATTTTCTGTGACAATATCAACCTGTGCTCAACATTTGGGCTTTTGGTTTGATAGGTTCATGCATGTGTCAATTATTTGATATAATttctaaatgcaaaaaataaaatttgcaatttgttttctttttgcttatcTCACACAATCTATTTCGGCATGTACATGTATGTCCCCAAATAATCAGTTAAATACGTTTTGATTCCAGATCCTCAGAaaatttttcaagaaaaacatcatGCATGTACAACATAAGCTGATTTTAAGCAACTGCTCATTTTACACTTTGACCCGTGCGTACACAGTCTCTTGATGTTCATTGTCATACACTGGAATTACTGCCGCTTTAGGAGTCTTCTTGATGATTCTGACTTCCCCATAATGCAGTTCTTCCTCTTTCTCAAACGCTGAATGCTGAACACCAACGTCTACACTCACTCgactctgcagaaaaaaaaattagtacCGGTATGTAACATACAAAATCTCACTTTAGTGCTCTCCACAAAGGATGAACATTCCCTCACCTGAGTCTTTTGTGGCACTGAATGTTTGGTCTTAAAATACCTGCAAGACATTAGAGAGCTGTCAGAATAATGGTGCTGTGTTTCAGGTGATAacacaaacagagagagagtCAAGACTAATATGCAAAACACAATGGTAAAAGTTAATTAACATAATTCAATCCAATTTATATCTGGTTAGTCTGAAATTTTGTTGGAACTTCAAGCAATGTCATTTTCATGAAACAATGAAGAGAGAGTCAATGGACATTCCCAGTGCTTGCAGTATTGCAACGGCCCAGTGTGAGGACCAATTGGTGTCAGTTCTACTAGCTTGTTTCTTAGCAAAAGGAATAAAGGAGTTGCACCATGTTCAACCCAAACAGGCTCCCAGGATGCATTGCAGCAGTATGTCTTAGGGATTGCTACATAAACTGTGAAAATACCAGTGGTAAAGGAAAAATCCACAGTGACTTGGAGAGTGGTGCAAGGTGTGAGTGGAACCAAAACATGAAATGATGAAcagaagtttacaaaaaaattaaatcagggCTATTCCAACAAGCCACcagattaaagattaaattctagaaacaaactgaataaatgtcTATAATTGtatgtattaatttaataacTAACAGGTTCCCAACTTTAACATTTCCTGCTGTTAGAAAATaatgaatgtaaaacattaTAGAACAAAACACATCCTCCTTGAAAGCTTTTTCTATGACTCACATTTGATGTAATACTCTTTAAACTAGTTTCTTAACTGGTCTGAAACCAGATATTCTAAACTGCATAAGAGTACTGTTTACACTGGAGCATTCTACTTATTAGGTTCAGACCTTTATCTCATCTCaagatttttaaatgtgataCTCACCAAATAGACACaaccagaaaaacaagaaagcagaTGACCACGATAATCACCACAGTCATGGGCACCCAAAGTGTTTCAacttgcaggaaaaaaaaacacataaatctaTTACAAATAATTACAGGCAGCTATCGCTCAAAGTAGACTTTCAAGTTTGATGATTACCTCTCACAATAACAAGGATAAGTGATGATGTTTTGTTACCCAGATCATTTATAGCcacacagaaatattttcctcCCTCAGTGACTGTGATGCTGGATTGTCCTTCAAAGAATGTTTTGCCATtcctgaaccaggtgaagctgggTGGAGGTTTGGCTCTGCTGGAGCAGCTCAGCTCCACCCTGCTACCTGCTGACACCAAAcctgatggactgatggatgctgAGGTGTTTCTAGGAGCATCTGAGGAAAATGAGACACACATAAAATTTATTGATAAGAAACAGCTGAACCATGACCTGCTGACAGGATCACTTACATGAAACACTGAGAGTCACTTCTGTCTCTGCTGTCTTGTTTCCTCCAATCACAGGATATTTGGCAGAACAGCTGATGTTGTATCCATCATGTGTGTCTGACAGAGTGATGGTCTCCTGGATTTTAGTTGTAAAGGttccatctgtgtttttctctgcttgtCTGAGAGAGTCTTGTTGGAGATTCCAGGTGAGTTCAGGAGGTGATTGTGGACAGGGAGTGAAAGCTGAGCAGGTTACAGTGACAGACTGATGCTCCTTCAGGTCAGAGGGAAGATTAATGCTGGGACTCCAAGGAGAATCTGgggttttacattaaaacacattttgcaaaaataatcaaagaaagATTTTGGTGCAAGCAAACCTATATGTTATAGAGCTGCttgtaggtaaaaaaaaaaaaaaaaaaactctggcaATATGAATCTGTCTCTTTCCATTAAGCATCTCatatttcattagaaaaaaaaaacatctgaaatgaaTCTGAAACATGAAGCAAAAAACAGTTACCGTTGATTCCAACACAGACCCTGGATGACGTTTCATTACCCAGATCATTTGTAGCCACACAGTGATACTCTCCTCCCTCAGTAACATTGAAGCTGTAAACGGGCCCCACAGACACATTCATGCCTCCATGTTTGCCATTCCAGAACCAGGCGAAGCTGGGTGGAGGTTTGGCTCTGCTGGAGCAGCTCAGCTCCACCCTGCTACCTACTGACACCAAAcctgatggactgatggatgctgAGGTGTTTCTAGGAGCATCTGAGGAAAATGAGACACACATGAACTTTATTGATCAGAAACAGCTGAACCATGACCTGCTGACAGGATCACTTACATGAAACATTGAGAGTCACTTTTgtctctgctgttttgtttcctcCAATCACAGGATATCTGGCAGAACAGCTGATGTTGTATCCATCATGTGTGTCTGACAGAGTGATGTTCTCCTGGATTTTAGTTGTAAAGGTtcgatctgtgtttttctctgtttgtctgagAGAGTCTTGTTGGAGATTCCAGGTGAGTTCAGGAGGTGATTGTGGACACGGAGTTGAAGCTGAGCAGGTTACAGTGACAGACTGATGCTCCTTCAGGTCAGAGGGAAGATTAATGCTGGGACTCCAAGGAGAATCTGGGGTTTAAATGAAACTAGCAGgttaaaaagtgaaatctgtGAAGTAAGTCCACTGAATAACTCTAACCCTCAACAGGTTTTCAACATAGTCGACCTGTCACAAACAGGAAATATGTACAtaatattttgtaatgtttttcctcattcttTTTAAGTGGTTCTTATTGAAGCATTTGTAGTCTTGAAGACAAGAGAGAATATCTCAAAGTAAGGCCTCATTCTCATCACAGCAGGTGATGGTTTTCCAAGGATGATTAATTTTCTTGTTCAATTTgacatgtatttgtttatttgttttacttttctaaatCCACAATTATGCCAAGGACAAATGctagaatgtttttaaaagtcatgattaacatgttttcttctgtctgaaaacaaaacagtcatcAGTCGATTTTTGGtctgtgaaaatatatattcaccCTTAGTTTATAAGTAAGAGGTCTTAATGATACATTCTAAATATTGAAAGTGCTACAAGTGCAGCATACAGTTGAGCTTAGATAATTGGAGacaactttaatgttttatggaGGTTCAGGAAGAGTCTTGGCTTTAATGTCAATGAGAATCTGTTGAGAGAGCTCATCAATAAAGATATTTGGAATAAATTGCCGATATCccaatgaaatgtgaaaaaagctGGTCAAAAATCATAAAAGTAATTGTAATATAATGCAAGgccaataaagattttttttctttcaagtaACCGAATACTAAAGTTGTGCAAGATGTTAATTTTTGAAACGtcaagaaaaacagagaagtcTTGTTTTTATCATCTTTTGAGAGACAAGCGTCTCATTTCCCATCAGTAAAAAACATCTCGATTGAATGAAAATAACCTAAATACTTCAGGGGTGTAAATAATTCAGAATAACATTGTACATAAGTATCATAGTTTAAACAGGCAAAATGTGTCTTACCTTTGACTGTTATATGAAGAGGGTAACAAACATCTGTTGccttaaatttcacattttcaattcGGAAGAAGTATATGCCAGTATAACTAGTTATTAAATCAGGAAACAGAGTGGTGCAGTTTTTCTCTGTCAGGTTTCCAGTCATATTCAGTGAATATTTGTTAACTGACCCACAGCTGTTGAAAATAGGAGGCTTGGCATTAGAGTTCGACTCTTTCTTCAGCCAAATTCCACAGATCGGGTTATTGATGTTATAGTTTTGATCCGTTGTACTGTAGCTACATGGGATTTGCAAACAAGATCCATACAGTGCTTCAATCTGCCCAGGTGTGTTAGCAATAAGGACTGGATTTGGGCATTTTGCCAAAACACCTGTaagaaaagcaataataaaaatatttgactgtaGATAAATTTCATCATCTAGAAGCCCCAGTTGAGTTGCAGCACTTTACATGTGAAGCCTTCAAGCAGACTAGTAATGTTTCATGCGATGTGTCCAAATTAAAGGAAGTGAACAAACATCTCACCTGGAAGAAAGACGACACTCAGTATCAAGTTGACTCTCAGCATGTTCTCTGACAGATAGCTGAAATCAGACtggaaaaagatgaaaacaccTGCTGCATTTCAGCGTTTTCAATATgttatatttgaataaaacctATTTAGGAAATTGTTGTTTATGTCATGGTGTGTAGGTGTTTGGACTTTTAGTTTCTCAAGGGTTTCTATTTTGATTTCCTCTTTGTTGTGCATTTACTTAGATCTTGCCATTTTAGTCTATCTTAGTTGATTTATTCATCTGTCTGTCCCCTTTGTGCTCCAGCTTGGGTTCTGTTAGAtaagtatttattattataatgtaTTTCCCCTGTGGCTTTAGTTTCCCTGTTTATCTGTTAGGGTTATGCTCCTCTGCCTGCGCTTGTCCctcagctgtttctgttttaatctgaGAAAGGAGTGGAGAAAATCAGGAAGACCAGAAGAGGTAATCGGAGTGCTTAAGCCAGTCACTGGCAATAAACTGGTTGCACTGGTTTCTTTGTCAGTTTTTTGTATGATTTGTGCGATTGTTACTTTTATCTTTTCACCTTCCTAAGATCTTTGTAGGTTTCCTTAGTTATCATTAAACATGCGCTTAAAGGTCATTTCAAGCTCCTTTCTGCGTCtttatgaggggccgtttaggacaaaaactatgttttctctcacacacacaagacTAAGATCGCAGATATACACTATTAAAATATCACATGCACATATACTGTTTAAACTAAACATACAGACATACTAGACT from Xiphophorus couchianus chromosome 21, X_couchianus-1.0, whole genome shotgun sequence includes the following:
- the LOC114136537 gene encoding B-cell receptor CD22-like, yielding TPDSPWSPSINLPSDLKEHQSVTVTCSASTPCPQSPPELTWNLQQDSLRQTEKNTDRTFTTKIQENITLSDTHDGYNISCSARYPVIGGNKTAETKVTLNVSYAPRNTSASISPSGLVSVGSRVELSCSSRAKPPPSFAWFWNGKHGGMNVSVGPVYSFNVTEGGEYHCVATNDLGNETSSRVCVGINDSPWSPSINLPSDLKEHQSVTVTCSAFTPCPQSPPELTWNLQQDSLRQAEKNTDGTFTTKIQETITLSDTHDGYNISCSAKYPVIGGNKTAETEVTLSVSYAPRNTSASISPSGLVSAGSWVELSCSSRAKPPPSFTWFWNSKHAAVNVSVGQVHSFNVTEGGEYYCLATNNLGNDSSSRICISTKGKDSPWSPSINLPSDLKEHQFVTVTCSAFAPCPHSPPKLTWNLQQDSLRQTEKNTDGTFTTKIQKNITLSDTHDGYNIRCSATYPVIGGIKTAETKVTLSVSYAPRNTSASISPSGLVSAGTWVELSCSSRAKPPIRSFTWFRISAHGAMNVSVGPVYSFNATEGGDYYCEATNDLGNQKSSVRFLRIKGILNGHLFWLIIALALGLLLLIFLVIYVRCFKSKQPTHQQTQTPAGEEAAVQTLSTAAAEELQYGEVTFFKGKPEASSTSVEYGKQEETLYAHVKVSKSRKCSTHTTDSPDDIYAQVKKK